From Micromonospora echinaurantiaca:
GACGACAAGTTCGACCGGGCCGAGGCGGCCGGCGTCGCCATGGCCGACAACGCCTGACCCGTACCCGAGCCCGGCCGGCGTCACCGCGCGCCGGCCGGCACACCCCTGCCGTCACATCCGTCGCTTCTTCCTGAATGAGGAGTCATGAGCACTTCCGAGACCACCAGCCCCGCCACCCTCGACGCCACCAGCCTGCGCGAACTGATCGCCGCCGGGCGGCCGCCGCGGCTGCTCGACGTCCGCACCCCGGCGGAGTTCGAGACCTCCCACATCCCCGGCGCCTACAACGTTCCGCTGGACCTGCTGAAGGAACACCGCGAGGAACTGCGCAACCACCTCGACGAGGACGTCGTCCTGATCTGCCGCTCCGGTGCCCGGGCCACCCAGGCCGAGCAGGCGCTCGCCGGGGTCGGCCTGCCGAACCTCAAGGTCCTCAACGGCGGCATGCTGGCCTGGCAGGCGGCGAACGCCCCGATCAAGCAGGGCAAGCAGCGCTGGGACCTGGAGCGTCAGGTTCGCCTCGTCGCCGGCTCGATCGTGCTGGCCAGCGTCCTGGGCTCCATCTTCGTGCCCGGCCTGAAGTGGGTCGCCGGGTTCATCGGCGCCGGCCTCACCTTCGCCGCCGTCACCAACACCTGCGCCATGGGCATGCTGCTCGGCAAGCTGCCGTACAACCGGGGCGCCAGCTGCGACCTGGACACCATCGTCGGCCAACTGCGGGACGGCACCGGGGAGCGCGCATGAGCGCAACCCTGCTGCTGACCGTCGCGCTGGCCGTCGTCATCGGCATCAGCCTCGGCCTGCTCGGCGGCGGCGGCTCCATCCTCGCCGTACCACTGCTGGTCTACGTCGCCGACCTGCCGGCCAAGGAGGCCATCGCCACCTCGCTGCTCGTCGTCGGCGCCACCAGCGCCGTGGGAATGCTGCCGCACGCCCGGGCCGGCCGGGTCCGGTGGCGCACCGGCCTGATCTTCGGCCTCGCCGGCATGACCGGCGCCTACGCCGGCGGCCGGCTCGCCGAGTTCGTCCCGGCCGGCATCCTGCTCACCGGGTTCGCGATCATGATGCTGGCCACGGCGGTCGCGATGATCCGCGGCCGGCGCTCCGCCGAGGGCAAGCCCGCGCCGCACGAGCTGCCGGTCCTGCGGGTGATCCTCGACGGTGTGGTGGTCGGTCTGGTCACCGGCCTGGTCGGTGCGGGCGGCGGATTCCTGGTGGTGCCCGCCCTGGCGCTGCTCGGCGGCCTGCCGATGCCGGTGGCCGTCGGTACCTCGCTGGTGGTCATCGCGATGAAGTCGTTCGCCGGCCTCGCCGGCTACCTCTCCAGCGTGAGTATCAACTGGGGACTGGCCGCCGCCGTCACCCTCGCCGCCATCCTCGGCAGCTTCGCCGGCGCCCGGCTCGCCGGGAAGATCCCCGCGGATGTCCTGCGCAAGGCGTTCGGCTGGTTCGTCGTGGTGATGGGCGTCTTCGTCCTCGCCCAGCAACTGCCCGGCGACCTGCGGAGCAACCCGCTGCTCTGGGCCGGCGTCGGCGTTGCCGCCGCCATCGCCGTGGCGCTCGCCCTGGGCGGCAGGCGCAGGTCGGGACCGCGAGAGCCCATCGCATCGGTGCCGGCGGGATCCTCGTCCCGCCGCTGATTCCCCGGTCACGAGGGACGTCCGACAGCTCCGGACGTCCCTCGTTTTTACTAATTCCTCTAGTACTAGACTAGCTAGTACTAGCTCTAATAGTAGTCGTGATCCCGTGGATGGAGGAGACGTGCCAGGTACGACGAAGCCGTCGCGCAGGAGTGACCGCCGGACGGCCCCGATCCGCCGCGCGGCCGGCTGGCTGGCCCCGGTGGTGGTCATCGCGATCGTCGCCGTGCTGGCGATCCTCGCCCGGCCCGCCGACCAGCCGGCCGCCCCCGCCGACGGAGCCGCGGCCGCCGGATCGGGCGGTGGTCAGGAGGAGAATCCCTTCGCCGCTCTTGCCCGCCGGACACCCGGCGACCCGCTCGCCCTCGGCGAGCCGGACGCCCCGATCGTGATCATCGAGTACGCCGACTTCCAGTGCCCGTTCTGCGGGCGGCACGCCCGGGAGACCGAACCGAAGCTGGTCCGGGAGTACGTCGACAAGGGCCTGGTCCGCATCGAATGGCGCGACCTGCCCTACCTCGGCGCGGAGTCGACCGACGCGGCCGCCGCCGGCCGCGCCGCCGCCGCGCAGGGGAAGTTCTGGGAGTTCCACAGCGCCGTGTACGCCAAGGAGCGCCGGGTGAACAGCGGTTCCCTCGACGAGGGCGCGCTGCGTGACATCGCCACACGGATCGGGCTGAACCTCACCAGGTTCGACGCCGATCGCGGTTCCACCGCAACCCGGGCCGCCGTCCTGCGCGACCAGCAGGAGGCGACCTCGATGGGCCTCACCGGCACTCCGGCGTTCATCGTCGGCGACACCCCCGTCATCGGCGCCCAGCCGTACGAGGCCTTCAAGCAGGCCATCGACGAGCAACTGGAAGGGGCGAAATGAGCGACATCGGCTACCTCGCCGCCCTGCTGGGCGGAGTCCTCGCCCTGCTCAGCCCGTGCAGCGCCATGCTGCTACCCGCCTTCTTCGCGTACGCCTTCCAGCACCCGCGACAACTGCTGGCCCGGACCGGGATGTTCTACCTCGGCCTGGCGGCGGTCCTCGTACCCCTCGGCGCCGGCTCCTCCGTCGTGGCCGGCGCCTTCTTCCAGCACCGCGACACGCTCATCCTGGTCGCCGGCTGGTCGATCATCGCCCTCGGCGTGATGCAACTGGCCGGCAAGGGCTTCGCCTTCGGGCCGGCGCAACGGTTGATGGGCCGCATCACCGGCGAGTCCCCGCTGTCGGTGCTCGCCCTCGGCGCGGTCTACGGGCTCGCCGGATTCTGCTCCGGCCCGATCCTCGGCGGGATCCTCACCGTCGCCGCCACCTCGACGCGACCCGCTACCGGCGGCGCCCTGCTGGCCGTGTACGCCCTGGGCATGACCGCGCCCCTGCTGCTGCTCGCCCTGGTCTGGGACCGCTGGCGCATCGGCCAGCGGCGCTGGCTGCGCGGCCGTCAGTTCTCGCTCGGTCGGCTGCGCCTGCACACCACCTCGACCGTCTCCGGTCTGCTCTTCGTCGCCCTCGGCGTGCTCTTCCTGGCCTTCGACGGCACGGCGGCGCTGGCCGGCGGCTTCGGCCTGACCGACATCGAGGGCGCCGCGCAGGAGTGGGTCACCGTGACCGTCGGCGGCGTACCGGATGAACTGGTCCTCCTTGTCGCGGGAGCGGCCGCGGTCACCGTGCTGCTGCTGCGCCGGCGTGCTGCCCGCACGCCGGACACCGATGCCACCCCACCGGCCCGGACCGGAGTGGCCGGGACGACCGTCACCGCCGGCCCGGCGGCCTGGCCGGCGCGACGGTGGGTGGCAGCGGTCGCCGGCGCCGTGACGACGACGGTGGTGATCGCCGTGCCCACCGACCTGATCGACACCCCGTACTTCAGCCGCGACGTGGCCGTCACCTGGTGGGCCTGGCCGGTGCTGGTGGTGACCGCCGCGCTGTCCGGGCTGCTGCTGGCCACCTACGTCGCGGCCCGCGCTGGAACCGGCGAGGCAGCGGCGGGCCGTGGGGAGCCGCGGACCGGCGTGCTTGGGGCGACCCTGTCCCTGTTCGCGGTCGGCTGTCCCGCCTGCAACAAGATCGTCCTGGTCGCGCTCGGCTACAGCGGCGCGATGAGCTGGTTCGCCCCGGCGCAGCCCGTACTCGCCGTGGCCTCCGTCGTCCTGCTCGCCTGGGCCCTGCGGCGTCGGCTCGCCGCCGAGCGGGCCTGCCCGGCTCCGGCCATGTCGGTGCCGACCGCCGCCGGTAGGGTCGACCGGTGAGCCGACCTCGACGGACGGACCCGGGCAACGACCGCCCGCTGGGTCCACTCGAATCCGCGGTGATGAACGCGTTGTGGGAGGCGCCGGGTCCGCTCACCGTGCGGCAGATGGTCGACGCGATGGCGGACCGCGGCCTCGCCTACACCACGGTGATGACCGTCCTGGACAACCTGCACCGCAAGGGCTGGGCGGAGCGCGACCTCGCCGGCCGCGCCTACCGCTACCGTCCGAGGACCAGCCGGGAGGAGCACGTCGGACGGCTCATGGCGGAGGCGCTCTCCTCGGCCGCCGACCAGCAGGCCGCACTGGCCCGGTTCGTCGACGCCATGACGGCCGAGGAAGCCGCCGCCCTGCGCGAGCTGCTTCAGCGGCGCGGAGACACCGACTCATGACCAGCCTGGCACTGCTGGGCTGGGCGGCCGCGGTGGTGACCCTCGCCCGCCCCGTCCTCACCGCACCGTGGTTGGCGTCCCAACCACGGCTCGCGGTGTGGCTCTGGCTCGGCGCGGAACTCTCCGTCGCCGGCGCCGTCCTCGCCGCCGGGCTGCTCGTCGCCGTACCGCCGGCCGCGCTCGCCGCGGGCCTGGCCGGCATCGTCGCGGCCTGCAAGCAGGCGTTGGCGGACCTCGGCGCGCCCAACGCGACGCTCGCCGTGGTCGGACTGGTCGCCACCTCGGTCCTCGCCGCCCGCCTACTGGCCGCGCTGGTCGTCACGTTCACCACCGCCCGGCGCTGGCGTCGTCGCCACCGCGCCGCACTCCTACCGCTGGCCAGGCAGGACGTCGGTGCGGGTTGGACGGTCGTCGAGCACGCCGCGCCCGTGGTCTACTGCCTGCCCGGCCGCCCGGGGCAGGTCGTCGTCACCAGCGCCGCGCTCGACGCGCTCACCGAGGCCGAGTTCGCCGCCGTGCTGCGGCACGAGCGGGCCCACCTGCGCGGCCGACACCATGTCCTCGTCGCCCTCGCCGTCGCGTTCCGTCGCGCCCTGCCGGGGCTGCCGATGGCCGATGCGGCCGAGACGGAGATCCGCCGGCTGGTGGAGCACCTGGCCGACGACCGGGCGAGCGAGCGGCACGGCCGGCACGCCGTGGCCACCGCCATCGTTCAACTCGCCGACCGCACTCCTCGGCACGCTCTCGGGGCGGCCG
This genomic window contains:
- a CDS encoding cytochrome c biogenesis CcdA family protein, encoding MSDIGYLAALLGGVLALLSPCSAMLLPAFFAYAFQHPRQLLARTGMFYLGLAAVLVPLGAGSSVVAGAFFQHRDTLILVAGWSIIALGVMQLAGKGFAFGPAQRLMGRITGESPLSVLALGAVYGLAGFCSGPILGGILTVAATSTRPATGGALLAVYALGMTAPLLLLALVWDRWRIGQRRWLRGRQFSLGRLRLHTTSTVSGLLFVALGVLFLAFDGTAALAGGFGLTDIEGAAQEWVTVTVGGVPDELVLLVAGAAAVTVLLLRRRAARTPDTDATPPARTGVAGTTVTAGPAAWPARRWVAAVAGAVTTTVVIAVPTDLIDTPYFSRDVAVTWWAWPVLVVTAALSGLLLATYVAARAGTGEAAAGRGEPRTGVLGATLSLFAVGCPACNKIVLVALGYSGAMSWFAPAQPVLAVASVVLLAWALRRRLAAERACPAPAMSVPTAAGRVDR
- a CDS encoding M56 family metallopeptidase → MTSLALLGWAAAVVTLARPVLTAPWLASQPRLAVWLWLGAELSVAGAVLAAGLLVAVPPAALAAGLAGIVAACKQALADLGAPNATLAVVGLVATSVLAARLLAALVVTFTTARRWRRRHRAALLPLARQDVGAGWTVVEHAAPVVYCLPGRPGQVVVTSAALDALTEAEFAAVLRHERAHLRGRHHVLVALAVAFRRALPGLPMADAAETEIRRLVEHLADDRASERHGRHAVATAIVQLADRTPRHALGAAGAADRVRRMLAPPTRPRARHRLVAAGAIGLLLAGPPAVAVASAGLAVEHATCSTGSSPTAAGPAASQSPGG
- a CDS encoding rhodanese-like domain-containing protein; the protein is MSTSETTSPATLDATSLRELIAAGRPPRLLDVRTPAEFETSHIPGAYNVPLDLLKEHREELRNHLDEDVVLICRSGARATQAEQALAGVGLPNLKVLNGGMLAWQAANAPIKQGKQRWDLERQVRLVAGSIVLASVLGSIFVPGLKWVAGFIGAGLTFAAVTNTCAMGMLLGKLPYNRGASCDLDTIVGQLRDGTGERA
- a CDS encoding sulfite exporter TauE/SafE family protein translates to MSATLLLTVALAVVIGISLGLLGGGGSILAVPLLVYVADLPAKEAIATSLLVVGATSAVGMLPHARAGRVRWRTGLIFGLAGMTGAYAGGRLAEFVPAGILLTGFAIMMLATAVAMIRGRRSAEGKPAPHELPVLRVILDGVVVGLVTGLVGAGGGFLVVPALALLGGLPMPVAVGTSLVVIAMKSFAGLAGYLSSVSINWGLAAAVTLAAILGSFAGARLAGKIPADVLRKAFGWFVVVMGVFVLAQQLPGDLRSNPLLWAGVGVAAAIAVALALGGRRRSGPREPIASVPAGSSSRR
- a CDS encoding BlaI/MecI/CopY family transcriptional regulator gives rise to the protein MSRPRRTDPGNDRPLGPLESAVMNALWEAPGPLTVRQMVDAMADRGLAYTTVMTVLDNLHRKGWAERDLAGRAYRYRPRTSREEHVGRLMAEALSSAADQQAALARFVDAMTAEEAAALRELLQRRGDTDS
- a CDS encoding DsbA family protein is translated as MPGTTKPSRRSDRRTAPIRRAAGWLAPVVVIAIVAVLAILARPADQPAAPADGAAAAGSGGGQEENPFAALARRTPGDPLALGEPDAPIVIIEYADFQCPFCGRHARETEPKLVREYVDKGLVRIEWRDLPYLGAESTDAAAAGRAAAAQGKFWEFHSAVYAKERRVNSGSLDEGALRDIATRIGLNLTRFDADRGSTATRAAVLRDQQEATSMGLTGTPAFIVGDTPVIGAQPYEAFKQAIDEQLEGAK